One segment of Deltaproteobacteria bacterium DNA contains the following:
- a CDS encoding SCP2 sterol-binding domain-containing protein, protein MGAQQIIEQVIPQRVQAKPAVQQSINGLVVFDLSGEGGGQWTLDLTTSEGKVQGGSVATPKVTLLMTATDFEAMINGQLNAQQAFLTGKLKVKGDMGAALKLGQLLA, encoded by the coding sequence ATGGGTGCACAACAGATCATCGAGCAGGTCATTCCGCAGCGGGTGCAGGCGAAGCCGGCAGTGCAACAATCTATTAACGGGTTAGTCGTTTTCGATTTGAGCGGGGAGGGCGGCGGCCAATGGACGCTCGACCTCACGACGAGCGAGGGAAAGGTCCAAGGCGGGAGTGTGGCGACGCCGAAAGTGACACTGCTAATGACTGCCACCGATTTTGAAGCGATGATCAACGGACAGTTGAACGCGCAACAGGCCTTCTTGACCGGCAAATTGAAAGTGAAAGGCGATATGGGCGCGGCGTTGAAACTCGGGCAGTTGCTCGCATAA
- a CDS encoding long-chain fatty acid--CoA ligase has protein sequence MGTFLAQFHENVVHFASQPCWRFKASGVGWKTLTWEQVGRRVAALATWLRQRGLDVGDRVAIWSSTRYEWSLADLASLAAGGVVVPIYQTLPPTQALFIVQEPACRFLFVERLPELAVIELLHRECPALEQLIVFAEMDAAAIASPIPVTTLSTIIERGALSSGDQSVYEQCWRARGAADLASLVYTSGTTGTPKGVELTFENFTVEVAGLHDVFCFPPHSECLMFLPLAHIVARAMQFFQIASAHVASYAESLEKIGENLQETRPHFFAAVPRIYEKVQARILNTLAAAPAWKQRLFHWAMQVGEAAARAGARGGHLTLGLRCRLPLARLITRPVKARLGGNLIAAVSGGAPLAAEVARFFESLGILILEGYGLTETAAAVTLNHLDDYRFGTVGKPLPQVHVRMADDGEILVRGPTVFRGYFQRPEETAAVLEPDGWFHTGDIGEFSRDGFLRITDRKKDLLKTSAGKYVAPQPIENQLKTSPYISDALLYGDRRNFVTALVTLDRPAVEAYAQRIKIPYADWEALTGEPRIVALVQVTVDAVNRDRASFEQVKKFRILPRDFAIEHGELTPTLKIRRKVAYERYRDLFESMYATDASQGAAYVREANARL, from the coding sequence ATGGGGACTTTTCTCGCTCAATTCCACGAAAATGTTGTGCATTTCGCGTCGCAACCCTGCTGGCGCTTTAAGGCGTCCGGCGTGGGGTGGAAGACGCTAACTTGGGAACAAGTCGGCCGGCGCGTGGCCGCGCTCGCGACCTGGCTGCGGCAACGCGGACTCGACGTCGGCGATCGTGTCGCGATCTGGAGCAGTACTCGCTATGAGTGGAGTTTAGCCGATCTGGCGAGTTTGGCCGCAGGCGGCGTGGTGGTCCCGATCTACCAGACGTTGCCGCCGACGCAGGCGCTCTTTATCGTGCAGGAGCCGGCGTGTCGTTTTCTCTTTGTCGAACGATTGCCCGAACTCGCCGTGATCGAGCTGTTGCACCGCGAATGCCCTGCGTTGGAACAGCTCATCGTCTTTGCTGAAATGGATGCGGCGGCGATCGCATCGCCGATCCCCGTCACAACGCTCTCGACGATCATCGAGCGCGGTGCGCTGTCATCGGGGGACCAATCCGTTTACGAGCAATGCTGGCGCGCGCGCGGGGCGGCGGATCTGGCGTCGCTGGTGTACACCTCCGGAACGACCGGGACACCGAAAGGGGTCGAACTGACGTTCGAAAACTTTACTGTCGAAGTGGCCGGACTCCACGACGTATTTTGTTTTCCGCCGCATTCGGAATGCCTGATGTTTCTGCCGTTGGCGCATATTGTCGCGCGCGCGATGCAATTTTTTCAAATTGCCTCGGCGCATGTTGCCAGTTACGCGGAGAGTCTGGAGAAAATCGGCGAGAACCTCCAAGAGACCCGCCCGCACTTCTTCGCCGCGGTGCCGCGCATTTATGAAAAAGTCCAGGCGCGCATCCTCAATACCCTGGCCGCCGCGCCGGCCTGGAAACAACGCCTCTTTCATTGGGCGATGCAAGTCGGCGAGGCAGCGGCGCGGGCCGGGGCACGCGGCGGACATTTAACGCTCGGCCTGCGTTGCCGATTGCCGTTGGCGCGACTGATCACGCGGCCGGTGAAGGCGCGGCTGGGTGGCAATTTGATCGCCGCCGTATCGGGCGGGGCGCCGCTCGCGGCGGAGGTCGCGCGTTTTTTTGAAAGTCTCGGGATCTTGATCCTGGAAGGCTATGGATTGACCGAAACGGCGGCGGCCGTCACGTTGAATCATCTCGATGATTATCGCTTCGGCACGGTTGGGAAGCCGTTGCCGCAGGTGCACGTGCGGATGGCCGACGATGGTGAAATTCTGGTGCGCGGTCCCACGGTGTTTCGCGGCTATTTTCAGCGGCCGGAAGAGACGGCGGCGGTGTTGGAACCGGATGGTTGGTTCCATACCGGTGACATCGGCGAATTTTCCCGCGATGGATTCTTGCGGATCACGGATCGTAAGAAAGATTTGCTCAAAACGTCCGCGGGAAAATATGTCGCGCCGCAACCGATTGAAAACCAACTCAAGACGTCGCCGTATATCAGCGATGCGTTGTTGTATGGCGATCGACGCAATTTCGTGACTGCGCTCGTAACGCTCGACCGACCGGCCGTCGAGGCGTATGCGCAGCGGATCAAAATCCCCTATGCGGATTGGGAAGCGCTGACCGGCGAGCCCCGCATCGTGGCCTTAGTGCAAGTCACGGTCGATGCGGTGAATCGCGATCGCGCGTCGTTCGAACAGGTCAAAAAGTTTCGCATCTTGCCGCGTGATTTTGCCATCGAGCACGGCGAGCTGACGCCGACACTGAAGATTCGCCGTAAGGTCGCGTACGAACGCTACCGCGACCTCTTTGAATCGATGTATGCCACCGACGCCTCCCAGGGAGCTGCCTATGTCCGAGAAGCCAATGCCCGGCTCTAG
- the efp gene encoding elongation factor P produces MIAATQIRVGMILELDKKLCRVMNVTHITPGNKRGIIQTQLRNLLSGNQEERRFGSDEKVERAILEQHEMEFLYADGEHYHFMHTENYEQVTFGADLIGDGKSYLLPNLKVVAEFYDGRPVSVVLPPSIALTVTEAEPTVRFATAAASYKQATLETGLNVKVPNFIQVGEKVKIDTSTGDYIERA; encoded by the coding sequence ATGATCGCAGCCACGCAGATCCGTGTCGGGATGATTCTTGAGCTCGACAAGAAACTCTGTCGCGTGATGAACGTGACGCACATTACGCCGGGCAATAAGCGGGGCATCATTCAGACGCAGCTCCGCAATTTACTCTCCGGCAATCAAGAAGAGCGGCGGTTCGGCTCGGATGAAAAGGTCGAGCGCGCGATTTTGGAACAGCACGAAATGGAATTCTTGTACGCCGACGGAGAACATTATCATTTCATGCATACCGAGAATTACGAACAAGTCACGTTCGGCGCCGATCTGATCGGCGACGGCAAATCCTATCTGCTCCCTAATTTGAAAGTGGTCGCGGAATTTTATGACGGGCGGCCGGTGAGCGTCGTGTTGCCGCCCAGCATCGCGTTGACCGTCACCGAGGCGGAGCCGACGGTGCGCTTTGCGACCGCCGCCGCCTCGTACAAGCAGGCGACGCTCGAAACCGGACTCAACGTGAAAGTCCCGAATTTCATCCAAGTCGGCGAAAAAGTGAAAATCGATACCTCGACCGGCGACTACATCGAGCGGGCTTGA
- a CDS encoding oligopeptide transporter, OPT family, which translates to MAVKVAKTESETAHKPFIADHLRIPELTTLPLIVGCVLGIVFGASSLYLALKVGMTVSASIPIAVMSITIFRLFSKAFNVRRATILENNVVQTTGSAGESIAFGVAVTMPALMILGYNMELARVMLVALLGSILGILMMIPLRWALIVRAEKELVYPEGTACAEVLIVGEKGGTSARTVFIGFGIGFVYKLLNIGMKLWKDVPEYALAWYKNAVFATEVAPELLGVGYVIGPRIASIMVAGGVLSAFVLIPAITLFGSYQSTPLFPATKLIAEMKPYEIWRNYVLYIGAGAVAAGGIISMIRSLPVIARSLVAGLRNVRAAGVSVAGAVRRRTERDIPMRIVLGGVGLLTLAIWFAPTFHMNLLGAILIVLFGFLFVTVSSRITGEIGSSSNPISGMTVATLLLTCLIFVAVGWMGAGYRLTALSVAAIVCIAASNGGTTSQDLKTGFLVGATPMAQQIGIILGSVTSALVIGYTLLVLNNASTIYHKVDFPKFTVDVSAMTLKEHVGGPERAIDQKEYHVVQLPEAQGEVAAGKYLADDTGHLAYLVDPGINGTLKARDDGTTVTKYEAPKARLMALIIDGVMTQKLPWGLVLIGVFIAVLMELCGVASLPFAVGVYLPLSSSAPIFFGGMIRYFVERVTRRGQSDAEAEGSPGVLWSSGLIAGGAIAGILVALMSVKEQWGKALDLSQWFPGLAESDLFPYICFGALVVATFAVGRGWLLKDRTAN; encoded by the coding sequence TTGGCTGTGAAGGTGGCAAAGACCGAATCGGAAACAGCACATAAGCCGTTTATCGCTGATCACCTCCGTATTCCCGAACTCACGACGCTCCCGCTGATTGTCGGTTGCGTATTGGGCATCGTCTTCGGGGCCTCGAGTCTCTACTTGGCGTTGAAAGTGGGGATGACCGTCAGCGCGTCCATCCCGATCGCGGTGATGTCGATCACGATCTTCCGTCTCTTCTCGAAAGCGTTTAACGTCCGCCGCGCGACGATTCTGGAAAATAACGTCGTGCAAACGACTGGGTCGGCCGGCGAGTCGATTGCATTCGGTGTCGCCGTCACGATGCCGGCGTTGATGATCCTCGGCTACAACATGGAGTTGGCCCGCGTGATGCTTGTCGCACTGCTGGGGAGCATCCTCGGCATCTTAATGATGATCCCGCTCCGTTGGGCGTTGATTGTCCGGGCCGAAAAAGAACTCGTCTATCCGGAAGGCACGGCGTGCGCGGAGGTCTTGATCGTCGGCGAAAAAGGGGGCACCAGCGCGCGGACGGTCTTCATCGGATTTGGTATCGGCTTCGTCTACAAGCTGCTCAATATCGGTATGAAGTTGTGGAAGGATGTCCCGGAATACGCGCTGGCGTGGTACAAGAATGCCGTCTTTGCGACCGAGGTCGCGCCGGAGCTGCTCGGGGTTGGTTACGTGATCGGTCCGCGCATTGCGAGCATCATGGTGGCCGGCGGCGTGTTGTCCGCATTCGTACTCATTCCGGCCATCACATTGTTCGGCAGCTATCAATCGACGCCACTCTTTCCCGCGACGAAATTGATCGCCGAAATGAAGCCGTACGAAATTTGGCGGAATTACGTATTGTATATCGGCGCCGGTGCCGTGGCGGCGGGCGGGATCATCAGCATGATCCGCAGCCTCCCCGTGATTGCGCGGTCGTTGGTCGCGGGGCTGCGCAATGTGCGCGCGGCCGGTGTGAGCGTCGCCGGTGCCGTGCGACGGCGCACCGAGCGCGACATCCCGATGCGGATCGTGTTGGGCGGCGTTGGCTTGTTGACCCTCGCCATCTGGTTTGCGCCGACCTTCCATATGAATTTACTGGGCGCGATCCTGATCGTGCTGTTCGGTTTTCTCTTCGTCACGGTTTCTTCACGGATCACCGGCGAAATCGGATCGTCTTCGAATCCGATCTCCGGGATGACCGTCGCCACATTGCTCCTGACGTGTTTGATCTTCGTCGCTGTCGGTTGGATGGGCGCGGGTTATCGCCTCACGGCGCTCAGCGTCGCCGCGATCGTCTGCATTGCGGCCTCGAATGGCGGAACGACGTCACAAGACTTGAAGACCGGATTCCTGGTTGGCGCGACGCCGATGGCGCAACAGATCGGCATTATCTTGGGTTCAGTGACCTCCGCGCTCGTGATCGGCTACACGTTGTTGGTGTTGAACAATGCCTCGACGATCTACCATAAAGTCGATTTCCCCAAATTCACGGTCGATGTCAGCGCGATGACGCTGAAGGAGCATGTGGGTGGACCGGAACGTGCAATCGATCAGAAAGAATATCATGTTGTGCAACTCCCCGAGGCACAGGGCGAAGTCGCGGCGGGAAAATATCTGGCCGACGACACGGGCCACTTGGCCTATTTAGTGGATCCGGGCATCAACGGCACGCTGAAGGCGCGCGACGACGGGACCACAGTCACGAAGTACGAGGCCCCGAAGGCGCGGTTGATGGCCTTGATCATCGACGGCGTGATGACACAAAAACTCCCATGGGGCTTAGTGCTGATTGGCGTCTTTATCGCCGTGCTAATGGAACTCTGTGGCGTGGCGTCGCTTCCGTTTGCGGTGGGCGTCTATTTGCCGCTCTCGTCATCGGCGCCGATTTTCTTCGGCGGCATGATTCGCTACTTCGTCGAGCGCGTGACGCGTCGCGGACAGAGCGATGCCGAGGCCGAAGGCTCGCCCGGCGTGCTCTGGTCGTCGGGTCTGATTGCCGGCGGCGCGATTGCCGGAATCCTCGTGGCCTTGATGTCGGTGAAGGAGCAATGGGGGAAGGCCCTCGACTTGAGCCAGTGGTTCCCGGGGCTTGCCGAAAGCGACCTCTTCCCGTATATCTGTTTCGGCGCCTTAGTGGTCGCCACCTTTGCCGTGGGCCGGGGTTGGCTCCTCAAAGACCGAACCGCAAACTAA
- a CDS encoding M48 family metallopeptidase, translated as MNVATGIRRMAVGWLLLLSFSSGSCALDLISGKKSYNWFSLQDDIKFGQQVMEAQRVALLAARPRAVATDTKADAAMYERLKRIVARLAVVSHRPNFPYVVRLAQLPIVNAWCAPGGQIMVYTGLWDAQHGLVQQRSDDELAAVLAHEIAHATARHVTESLTRNMTMALAGSVASSIIATQSVEGGNLFQQIFSEGVNVFIPSYSRRNELEADRIGLTYMAKAGYDPRTAIVLWERAASRRGAQNSIYASHPSSGVRAERLRAYLPEVMPLYEAATRSRARNGARK; from the coding sequence ATGAACGTTGCTACCGGCATCCGCCGCATGGCGGTCGGCTGGCTCCTGCTGCTGAGTTTCAGCAGTGGGAGCTGCGCCCTCGATTTGATCAGCGGCAAGAAGAGTTACAATTGGTTTTCGCTTCAAGACGACATCAAATTCGGTCAACAAGTCATGGAGGCACAGCGCGTGGCGTTGCTCGCAGCGCGTCCGCGTGCGGTGGCGACCGACACAAAGGCCGACGCCGCGATGTATGAACGGCTGAAGCGCATCGTGGCGCGGTTGGCGGTCGTGTCGCATCGGCCGAATTTTCCGTACGTCGTCCGTTTGGCGCAGCTGCCGATCGTGAATGCGTGGTGCGCGCCGGGCGGTCAGATCATGGTGTACACCGGATTGTGGGATGCACAACACGGACTGGTCCAGCAACGGAGCGACGATGAACTGGCTGCGGTGTTGGCGCACGAAATCGCCCACGCCACGGCGCGCCATGTCACGGAATCGCTCACGCGCAATATGACGATGGCGCTCGCCGGAAGTGTTGCGAGTTCCATTATCGCAACGCAATCGGTTGAAGGCGGCAATCTGTTTCAACAGATCTTCTCCGAAGGCGTGAATGTCTTTATTCCGAGTTACAGTCGACGCAATGAACTCGAAGCGGATCGAATCGGCTTGACGTATATGGCGAAGGCTGGGTATGACCCACGGACGGCAATTGTTCTTTGGGAGCGGGCTGCAAGTCGGCGTGGAGCGCAAAACAGCATATATGCTTCACATCCCAGCAGTGGCGTGAGGGCAGAGCGATTACGCGCTTATTTGCCGGAGGTGATGCCGCTGTATGAAGCCGCGACGCGATCGCGCGCTCGGAATGGTGCGCGAAAATGA
- a CDS encoding TlpA family protein disulfide reductase, whose protein sequence is MARRAFFHLTGRVWLIAVVAAGIAAFISQRAPTDGLGLGAIAPAFSLPVAADTRVDLPAGTLVSLNLFPKHVRLINFWSTTCGPCLMEIPSLNRLAAHFAGRDFQILAISEDGDQPDPWGTIAQFQQRVPMQFPILLDSDGRVADLYGTYVIPESFLVDRSGRVVRRITGAIRWDDPEIVAEIERLVLEPS, encoded by the coding sequence ATGGCTCGCCGCGCGTTTTTCCATCTCACAGGGCGTGTCTGGCTTATTGCCGTGGTTGCGGCTGGCATAGCGGCCTTCATCAGTCAACGGGCCCCCACAGATGGCTTGGGCCTCGGGGCGATCGCTCCGGCATTTTCACTCCCCGTAGCTGCCGACACGCGTGTCGATTTGCCGGCGGGCACGCTTGTCTCGTTGAATCTTTTCCCCAAACACGTGCGGCTAATCAATTTCTGGTCGACGACCTGCGGCCCCTGTCTCATGGAGATCCCCTCGCTGAACCGCTTGGCAGCGCACTTCGCGGGCCGTGACTTCCAGATCCTCGCGATCAGCGAAGATGGCGATCAACCAGATCCGTGGGGTACAATCGCGCAATTTCAGCAGCGGGTGCCGATGCAGTTTCCGATCCTCCTCGATAGCGACGGTCGCGTCGCCGATCTGTATGGCACGTATGTGATCCCGGAGAGTTTCCTGGTCGATCGCTCCGGCCGTGTGGTGCGGCGCATCACCGGCGCCATTCGTTGGGATGATCCGGAGATTGTCGCGGAGATCGAACGATTAGTGTTGGAGCCTTCATGA
- the rplQ gene encoding 50S ribosomal protein L17 encodes MAFRKLGRTTPHRLALLRNMVTSLIMRERIETTLPKAKEVRRLADRMVTWAKRGSLAARRQAARFVQNQGALKKLFATMPERFKERSGGYTRIVQLGFRHGDNAPMAILEYLAANGAAEVAAEKGTKRKAARPRRGGSATGGAPAAKRTAKSEGAASKQAKPSSARAPKTAKAQG; translated from the coding sequence ATCGCATTTCGGAAACTTGGGCGGACCACGCCACATCGCTTGGCCTTGTTGCGGAACATGGTCACCTCGTTGATCATGCGCGAACGCATTGAAACGACGTTGCCGAAGGCCAAAGAAGTACGGCGGCTGGCGGACCGGATGGTCACCTGGGCCAAGCGAGGTTCGTTGGCGGCACGGCGACAGGCCGCGCGCTTCGTGCAAAACCAAGGGGCGCTAAAAAAACTGTTTGCGACCATGCCGGAACGCTTCAAAGAGCGCAGCGGTGGCTATACCCGGATCGTGCAACTCGGGTTCCGGCACGGCGACAATGCCCCGATGGCGATTTTGGAATATCTTGCAGCGAACGGCGCCGCCGAGGTGGCGGCCGAGAAGGGCACGAAGCGGAAGGCTGCGCGTCCCCGACGTGGTGGTTCCGCAACGGGCGGTGCGCCTGCGGCGAAACGCACGGCCAAGTCGGAAGGCGCGGCCTCGAAGCAGGCCAAGCCATCAAGTGCGCGCGCGCCAAAGACCGCTAAAGCCCAAGGCTAA
- a CDS encoding DNA-directed RNA polymerase subunit alpha, whose product MHLYRNWRSLIRPRGLLREEVSGTYGKFEVRPLERGFGMTLGNSLRRILLSSLQGSGIVGVKIDGVLHEFSTITGVEEDVSDILLNLKQVRFKIHEVQEATLTVKASGPKILTAGDIEVSSQVEVMNPTLKLATLGEGAKLNMELLVRMGKGYVSAERHKENEFPVGMMAIDAVFSPIRRVNFTVTNARVGQITDYDCLNLEIWTDGSVRPDDAMAYAAKILKEQLQVFINFDEVPEPTEELRVEEQPILNENLFRRVDELELSVRSANCLANAGIKYIGELCQMTEQEMLKTKNFGRKSLNEIKEIMLNMGLSLGMRVEGFDPKHAEQFKPKDVE is encoded by the coding sequence ATGCATCTTTATCGGAACTGGCGCAGTCTGATTCGTCCCCGCGGGTTGTTGCGTGAAGAGGTCAGCGGGACCTACGGAAAATTTGAAGTGCGTCCGCTCGAACGTGGCTTCGGGATGACGTTGGGCAACAGCTTGCGGCGCATTCTACTCTCTTCATTGCAAGGGAGTGGGATCGTCGGCGTGAAAATCGACGGCGTGTTGCACGAATTTTCGACGATTACCGGCGTCGAAGAAGACGTCAGCGATATCCTCCTGAATCTGAAACAAGTGCGCTTCAAGATCCATGAGGTGCAGGAAGCCACGTTGACCGTGAAGGCCAGTGGGCCGAAAATCCTGACGGCCGGCGATATTGAAGTCTCATCGCAAGTCGAAGTCATGAATCCGACGTTGAAGTTGGCCACGCTGGGCGAAGGTGCCAAGTTGAACATGGAACTGCTGGTGCGGATGGGGAAGGGTTACGTCTCGGCGGAACGCCACAAGGAGAACGAGTTCCCGGTCGGCATGATGGCGATCGACGCGGTGTTTTCCCCAATCCGGCGCGTGAACTTCACCGTCACGAACGCGCGCGTCGGTCAAATCACCGACTACGATTGTCTCAATCTCGAGATCTGGACCGACGGCTCGGTCCGTCCCGACGACGCGATGGCCTATGCCGCGAAGATCTTGAAAGAACAGTTGCAAGTGTTCATCAATTTCGACGAAGTGCCGGAGCCGACGGAAGAACTGCGCGTGGAAGAACAGCCGATCCTCAATGAAAATTTGTTCCGTCGCGTCGACGAGTTGGAATTGTCGGTCCGTTCTGCGAACTGCCTCGCGAATGCCGGGATCAAATATATCGGCGAATTGTGCCAAATGACCGAACAAGAAATGTTGAAGACCAAAAACTTCGGTCGCAAGTCGCTGAACGAGATCAAAGAAATCATGCTGAACATGGGGTTGTCGCTCGGCATGCGCGTCGAAGGCTTTGATCCGAAGCATGCGGAGCAATTCAAACCGAAGGATGTCGAGTAA
- the rpsD gene encoding 30S ribosomal protein S4 encodes MARCTDSVCRQCRREGMKLFLKGDRCFTDKCAFERRATPPGQHGEKRTKPTEYSVQLREKQKVKRLYGILERQFRGTFERAERMKGITGENLLRLLELRLDNAVQRAGLARSRNAARQLVRHGHVNVNGKRVSIPSYSLREGDEIAVAEPSRKLTTVVESLEGVERRGGVPDWLQLDKNAASAKVVALPQREHITLPVREQLIVELYSK; translated from the coding sequence ATGGCACGGTGTACGGATTCAGTGTGTCGGCAATGCCGGCGAGAGGGAATGAAGCTCTTCTTAAAGGGCGATCGGTGTTTCACCGATAAATGTGCCTTCGAACGGCGTGCCACCCCGCCGGGGCAGCACGGCGAAAAACGGACCAAGCCAACGGAATATTCCGTGCAGTTGCGGGAGAAGCAGAAGGTGAAGCGGCTCTATGGCATCTTGGAACGTCAATTTCGCGGCACGTTCGAACGCGCGGAGCGGATGAAGGGCATCACCGGCGAAAACCTGCTGCGCCTGTTGGAACTGCGACTCGATAACGCCGTGCAACGTGCCGGACTGGCGCGTTCGCGCAACGCGGCTCGCCAGTTGGTACGTCATGGGCATGTGAACGTGAACGGCAAACGGGTCTCCATTCCCTCGTACAGCTTGCGCGAGGGCGACGAGATCGCCGTGGCCGAACCGAGTCGGAAATTGACGACCGTCGTGGAATCCTTAGAGGGCGTGGAGCGTCGCGGTGGCGTTCCCGATTGGCTCCAGCTGGACAAAAATGCGGCCAGTGCCAAGGTCGTTGCGTTGCCGCAGCGTGAACACATCACGTTGCCGGTGCGGGAGCAACTGATCGTCGAATTGTACTCGAAGTAA
- the rpsK gene encoding 30S ribosomal protein S11, whose protein sequence is MSTNQEKQTPPATAAEAAKPEVAAAATPVKGKRKSKKNVPTGVVHILATFNNTHITITDLQGNVLCWSSAGARGFKGSRKGTPFAAQVASEDACRRARDMGMKTVTVLVKGPGAGRESAMRAIGQTGLKATSIRDETPIPHNGCRPPKRRRV, encoded by the coding sequence ATGTCGACGAACCAAGAAAAACAGACGCCACCAGCGACCGCTGCGGAAGCGGCGAAGCCTGAAGTCGCCGCCGCCGCGACCCCGGTCAAAGGGAAGCGAAAGAGCAAAAAGAATGTGCCGACCGGAGTGGTGCATATCCTGGCGACGTTTAATAACACCCACATCACGATCACCGATCTGCAAGGGAACGTGCTGTGCTGGTCGTCGGCCGGGGCGCGCGGTTTTAAAGGATCGCGTAAAGGGACTCCGTTCGCGGCGCAAGTGGCGTCGGAAGATGCCTGCCGGCGAGCTCGCGATATGGGGATGAAAACAGTCACGGTGTTGGTGAAGGGCCCGGGTGCCGGCCGCGAATCCGCCATGCGGGCGATCGGGCAAACGGGTTTGAAAGCGACGTCGATTCGAGATGAAACTCCGATTCCCCACAATGGGTGTCGGCCGCCTAAGCGACGGAGGGTGTAA
- the rpsM gene encoding 30S ribosomal protein S13 — MVRIAGVDIPGQKRTDIALRYLYGIGPTLASSIVEEAGIDPATKSSELSEAQLARIREIIEGKYPVEGELRRQIGANIKMLKDLGSHRGSRHIRRLPLKGRTHSNARTAKGRKRVPIAGRKKAPTAK; from the coding sequence ATGGTGCGTATTGCAGGGGTGGACATTCCTGGACAAAAGCGGACGGATATTGCGCTCCGCTATCTCTATGGGATCGGCCCGACGTTAGCATCCTCGATCGTCGAAGAGGCCGGCATTGATCCGGCGACGAAATCCAGCGAGCTCAGTGAGGCGCAACTCGCACGGATTCGTGAAATCATCGAAGGCAAATATCCCGTCGAGGGAGAGTTGCGGCGGCAGATTGGTGCCAACATCAAGATGTTGAAGGACCTCGGTTCGCACCGTGGGTCGCGACACATCCGACGCTTGCCGCTGAAGGGCCGGACGCATTCGAACGCGCGCACCGCGAAGGGTCGCAAACGAGTCCCAATTGCCGGAAGAAAGAAAGCCCCAACCGCGAAGTAA
- the rpmJ gene encoding 50S ribosomal protein L36 has protein sequence MKVRSSVKKICEKCKVLRRKRVVRVICSNPKHKQRQG, from the coding sequence ATGAAGGTTCGGTCGTCGGTGAAGAAAATTTGTGAAAAATGCAAAGTCCTGCGGCGCAAGCGGGTGGTGCGAGTGATTTGCTCGAATCCGAAGCATAAGCAACGGCAGGGATAG
- the infA gene encoding translation initiation factor IF-1, with product MAKQDTIAVEGTVLETLPNAMFRVALENGHKVLAHISGKMRMYYIKILPGDKVTVELSPYDVTRGRITYRAK from the coding sequence ATGGCAAAACAGGATACGATCGCAGTGGAAGGAACCGTACTGGAAACGTTACCGAACGCAATGTTTCGAGTGGCGCTGGAGAATGGACATAAGGTATTGGCGCATATCTCGGGCAAGATGCGGATGTATTACATCAAGATCCTGCCGGGAGACAAAGTCACCGTGGAGCTATCGCCCTACGATGTGACCCGCGGACGGATCACGTATCGGGCGAAGTAG
- the map gene encoding type I methionyl aminopeptidase yields the protein MIFLKSAQEIDRLRRANAIVVEVMQRLREHLKPGVTTHDLNRMAEEWIRAHHAVPSFVGYQGYQHALCTSINEEVVHGIPNPQRSLAAGDIISIDCGVCLEGFHGDHAWTFYIGDGEPPQAIQDFLRVSEESLYRGIAAMHVGSRLFDISAAVQQHVEAHGYSVVRDFVGHGIGRALHEDPQVPNFGKAGTGMRLTPGLVLALEPMVNMGGPEVKVLEDGWTVVTLDRSRSAHFEHSVALTQQGPVILSQ from the coding sequence ATGATCTTTCTCAAGTCGGCACAAGAGATCGACCGGTTACGGCGCGCAAACGCGATTGTCGTAGAGGTCATGCAGCGGCTGCGTGAACATCTGAAGCCTGGGGTCACGACGCACGATCTGAACCGGATGGCAGAGGAGTGGATTCGGGCCCATCACGCGGTCCCGTCGTTCGTAGGGTATCAGGGCTATCAACACGCCCTCTGCACCTCGATCAACGAAGAAGTGGTGCATGGCATCCCGAACCCGCAGCGCAGTCTGGCGGCGGGAGACATCATCTCCATCGATTGCGGGGTATGTTTGGAAGGGTTCCATGGCGATCATGCCTGGACATTTTATATCGGCGACGGTGAACCGCCGCAGGCGATCCAAGATTTTCTGCGCGTGAGCGAGGAGTCGTTATATCGCGGCATCGCTGCGATGCACGTCGGGAGTCGGTTATTCGATATCTCGGCCGCCGTGCAGCAACATGTCGAGGCCCATGGTTACTCGGTGGTGCGTGATTTTGTCGGGCACGGCATCGGGCGCGCGCTCCACGAAGATCCGCAAGTGCCGAATTTTGGGAAGGCGGGGACAGGCATGCGGTTGACGCCGGGATTGGTCCTGGCTCTGGAGCCGATGGTGAATATGGGAGGACCGGAGGTCAAGGTCCTCGAAGATGGGTGGACGGTCGTGACACTCGATCGATCGCGATCCGCGCATTTTGAACATTCGGTGGCCCTGACGCAGCAGGGCCCGGTGATACTGAGTCAGTAA